A section of the Rhodospirillales bacterium genome encodes:
- a CDS encoding helix-turn-helix transcriptional regulator yields the protein MRKTKESAGTRDKVFGSRLRQRRTFLGYSQQTLGEAVGMTFQQIQKYEHGTNKISAARLVDFSRVLNVPISYFYAGLGDIGEKTPRALAVSDVSQASLDDDPILKKESTQLLKYYYKIKDEALRKSVQKLVRQMAEQSTSAKK from the coding sequence ATGAGAAAAACCAAAGAAAGCGCAGGCACCCGGGACAAGGTCTTTGGTTCCCGTCTGCGCCAACGGCGGACGTTTTTAGGATACTCGCAGCAAACGCTGGGCGAGGCCGTCGGCATGACCTTCCAGCAGATCCAGAAATACGAGCACGGCACCAACAAGATCAGCGCCGCGCGGCTGGTCGATTTTTCCCGCGTACTGAACGTACCGATCAGCTATTTCTATGCCGGGCTGGGCGATATCGGGGAAAAGACGCCGCGGGCGCTTGCCGTTTCCGATGTGTCGCAGGCCAGCCTTGATGATGATCCGATCCTGAAAAAAGAAAGCACGCAGCTTTTAAAATACTATTACAAAATCAAGGATGAAGCGCTGCGCAAGAGCGTACAGAAACTGGTCCGCCAGATGGCCGAGCAAAGCACGTCCGCGAAAAAATAA
- the lnt gene encoding apolipoprotein N-acyltransferase translates to MNVPPRLVRAADWILNHPKLSVTVAGAMAAYAMAPFYIWPLMMLALCVYVLAMARITSPWRGAWTTFFFGMGFFTFGLWWIVNALMMDIRQYWWALGFSILGLPVLLSLLWFVAGWLAVRLTPPGGLARAVATLTLLMAAEYGRAFNLSGFPWNLFGYMWADVPALMQSAAIGGAYYVTFMTSLWMALPALLWLARPSRRRQVVIAVIGIGSFAASFAWGAWRLAEHPATPREDTAVVIVQPNITPDEKWRPEDAVEHFKTHIDLTRDGLSELDQHQPPFMDVAVVWPETALDEQMVMGVPEVPKLLVETLRGHPYRAAMVTGLWREDGTDSLNQPNYYNSVGDISLVGGKLNLDDVYNKHHLVPFGEYIPLEQTLHMKPIVGFAGFKWGTGPKVLQSPVVPPVAPMICFEAIFPWYGKSEGAQWLVNTSNDGWYGDTAGPYQHLAMTRFRAVEQGKPVIRSATTGISAVIGPYGRVLRSVAFNHAGYIALALPDYIKGGTLYTYWGETPFFALLAAGLIVAAFLRLRNDSTNS, encoded by the coding sequence ATGAACGTTCCGCCCCGCCTTGTCCGCGCGGCGGACTGGATATTGAATCACCCCAAACTGTCCGTGACCGTCGCCGGCGCAATGGCGGCCTATGCCATGGCGCCGTTTTATATCTGGCCGCTGATGATGCTGGCGCTGTGCGTGTATGTCCTTGCGATGGCACGGATCACCAGCCCGTGGCGCGGGGCGTGGACGACCTTTTTTTTCGGCATGGGTTTTTTCACCTTCGGGCTGTGGTGGATCGTCAACGCGCTGATGATGGACATCCGTCAGTATTGGTGGGCGCTTGGGTTTTCCATTCTCGGCCTGCCGGTGCTTTTATCGCTGCTGTGGTTCGTCGCGGGCTGGCTTGCGGTGCGGCTCACCCCGCCGGGTGGCCTTGCACGCGCCGTCGCCACGCTTACCCTTCTGATGGCGGCGGAATACGGCCGCGCGTTCAACCTGAGCGGTTTTCCGTGGAACCTGTTCGGCTATATGTGGGCGGACGTGCCCGCGCTGATGCAAAGCGCGGCGATCGGCGGCGCGTATTACGTGACCTTCATGACCAGCCTGTGGATGGCATTGCCCGCCCTTTTGTGGCTGGCGCGCCCGTCGCGGCGGCGGCAGGTTGTCATCGCCGTCATCGGGATCGGCAGTTTCGCCGCTTCCTTCGCCTGGGGTGCGTGGCGGCTGGCGGAACATCCAGCTACGCCGCGCGAGGATACGGCCGTGGTCATCGTCCAGCCCAACATCACGCCTGACGAAAAATGGCGCCCCGAAGACGCGGTCGAGCATTTCAAAACGCATATCGACCTGACCCGCGACGGCCTGAGCGAGCTTGACCAGCATCAACCTCCCTTCATGGACGTGGCGGTGGTATGGCCGGAAACCGCGCTGGACGAACAGATGGTCATGGGCGTGCCGGAGGTGCCGAAACTGCTGGTCGAAACGCTGCGCGGACATCCCTATCGCGCGGCGATGGTCACCGGGCTGTGGCGCGAGGACGGGACCGATTCACTCAACCAGCCGAATTACTACAACTCGGTGGGCGATATTTCGCTGGTGGGCGGCAAGCTCAATCTGGACGACGTCTATAACAAGCACCATCTGGTGCCGTTCGGGGAATACATCCCGCTTGAACAGACCCTGCACATGAAACCGATTGTCGGTTTTGCCGGATTCAAATGGGGCACCGGGCCGAAGGTGCTGCAATCCCCGGTCGTGCCGCCGGTCGCGCCGATGATCTGTTTCGAGGCGATCTTTCCGTGGTACGGCAAAAGCGAGGGCGCACAATGGCTGGTCAACACGTCCAATGACGGGTGGTATGGCGACACCGCCGGGCCGTACCAGCATCTGGCGATGACCCGTTTCCGCGCGGTCGAACAGGGCAAGCCCGTGATTCGTAGCGCCACCACAGGCATTTCGGCGGTCATCGGTCCGTATGGACGGGTTTTAAGGTCCGTTGCCTTCAACCACGCGGGGTATATCGCCCTAGCGCTTCCGGATTATATAAAAGGCGGCACCTTATATACATATTGGGGGGAAACGCCGTTTTTTGCCCTTCTTGCGGCAGGATTGATCGTTGCCGCTTTTCTGCGCTTGCGAAACGATTCAACGAATAGTTGA
- a CDS encoding HlyC/CorC family transporter, which translates to MDSHDTVSAAGESGEDAHKARAQPALPVPRVQQHTPDTGFFMRMMRFLFGSQKDRAFKEAIAEVISEDHIDAEAEKTALHQRLLISNVLKLKDMRAFDVMVPRADIVGIEVNTPAEDVLALLSQRQFSRLPVYRDTLDDVIGTVHIKDILSKTMTGEPMVIAEMVRDVPVISPAMPVLDLLLMMKQQRRHMALVVDEYGGIDGLVTINDIVETIVGEIDDEYYTGEDDGELMEKSDGSIIADGRVDLETFEQRFGRVLSEDEREHIDTLAGLVAKLAGRVPARGEVLTHPAGLEFEVLDADPRRIHRLRIRHVAMTTSEPEKARA; encoded by the coding sequence ATGGATTCACACGATACCGTTTCGGCCGCTGGGGAAAGCGGCGAAGACGCGCATAAGGCACGGGCACAGCCGGCCCTGCCCGTCCCTCGCGTCCAGCAGCATACGCCGGATACCGGCTTTTTCATGCGTATGATGCGCTTCCTGTTCGGGTCGCAGAAGGACCGCGCGTTCAAGGAAGCGATCGCCGAAGTCATTTCCGAGGACCATATCGACGCCGAGGCGGAAAAAACCGCCCTGCACCAAAGGCTGCTGATCTCCAACGTCCTCAAGCTCAAGGACATGCGCGCCTTCGACGTCATGGTGCCGCGCGCCGACATCGTGGGGATCGAGGTCAATACGCCGGCGGAGGACGTGCTTGCGCTGCTTTCACAACGCCAGTTTTCACGCCTGCCGGTTTACCGCGATACGCTGGACGACGTCATCGGCACGGTCCACATCAAGGACATCCTGTCCAAAACCATGACTGGCGAACCCATGGTCATCGCCGAGATGGTGCGCGACGTGCCCGTCATCTCGCCCGCCATGCCGGTGCTGGACCTGTTGCTGATGATGAAGCAGCAGCGCCGCCATATGGCGCTGGTGGTCGACGAATACGGCGGCATCGACGGGCTGGTCACCATCAATGACATCGTCGAAACCATCGTCGGCGAAATCGACGACGAATATTACACCGGCGAGGACGACGGCGAATTGATGGAAAAATCCGACGGCAGCATCATCGCCGACGGGCGCGTTGACCTTGAAACCTTCGAGCAGCGTTTCGGCCGCGTCCTTTCGGAGGACGAGCGCGAACATATCGACACGCTGGCCGGGCTGGTGGCCAAGCTGGCCGGCCGCGTGCCCGCGCGCGGCGAGGTACTGACCCATCCCGCCGGCCTGGAATTCGAGGTGTTGGACGCCGATCCGCGGCGCATCCACCGCCTGCGCATCCGCCATGTCGCTATGACGACAAGCGAACCGGAAAAGGCGCGCGCATGA
- the ybeY gene encoding rRNA maturation RNase YbeY, whose amino-acid sequence MPEFVFDVVRESPLWARAPRLKTSVARIAGLLEGRASGHVSYIFSDDAMVQGLNLAWRGKDKPTNVLSFPDGDADETGITHLGDVILAHETVTREAEEMGIPVDDHLAHLILHGSLHLLGYDHETEAEAQVMENLETELLARIGIKDPYQSGARALD is encoded by the coding sequence ATGCCTGAGTTCGTTTTCGACGTCGTACGCGAAAGCCCTTTATGGGCGCGGGCGCCGCGCCTGAAAACATCGGTGGCGCGCATCGCCGGGCTTCTTGAAGGGCGTGCGTCCGGGCATGTCAGCTATATCTTCAGCGACGACGCCATGGTGCAAGGCCTGAATCTGGCGTGGCGCGGCAAGGACAAGCCGACCAACGTGCTGTCCTTTCCGGACGGTGACGCGGACGAAACCGGCATCACGCACCTGGGCGACGTGATTCTGGCCCATGAAACCGTGACGCGCGAGGCCGAGGAAATGGGTATTCCCGTGGACGACCATCTGGCGCATCTGATCCTGCACGGTTCCCTGCACCTTTTGGGGTACGACCACGAAACCGAAGCCGAAGCGCAGGTGATGGAAAATCTGGAAACCGAATTGCTGGCACGGATCGGCATCAAAGACCCTTATCAATCGGGCGCAAGGGCGCTAGATTAA
- a CDS encoding PhoH family protein translates to MLAGPHHAHISELEQAFGVVIRDESSLFRITGPAAAVQDAELAIKALLDIARQRDFDTHDVIAVIRHGGDADNAAAAIATRKKTVVAKTPKQSDYIRAIQSKELVFGIGPAGTGKTYLATAYAAAQLEAGAIDRIILTRPAVEAGERLGFLPGDMKEKVDPYLRPLYDALYDMLPPERVARAIESGAIEIAPLAFMRGRTLSNAVVLVDEAQNTSSMQMKMVLTRLGENSRMIITGDPSQTDLPPGQISGLKEAVNVLSGIDEIGIITFTNRDVVRHKLVGKIVDAYDRTRSAHAKSPDA, encoded by the coding sequence ATGCTGGCCGGGCCGCACCACGCGCATATCAGCGAGTTGGAGCAGGCGTTCGGCGTCGTCATCCGCGACGAAAGTTCGTTGTTCCGCATCACCGGCCCCGCCGCCGCCGTGCAGGATGCCGAGCTTGCGATCAAGGCCTTGCTGGACATCGCGCGGCAACGCGATTTCGACACGCATGACGTGATCGCGGTCATCCGCCATGGCGGCGATGCCGACAACGCGGCAGCGGCCATCGCCACGCGTAAAAAAACCGTGGTCGCCAAAACGCCAAAGCAAAGCGACTACATCCGCGCCATTCAATCGAAGGAGCTGGTGTTCGGCATCGGCCCCGCGGGGACCGGCAAGACCTATCTGGCCACCGCCTACGCCGCGGCGCAGCTGGAGGCCGGGGCGATCGACCGCATCATCCTGACCCGCCCCGCCGTCGAGGCCGGGGAACGGCTTGGCTTCCTGCCGGGTGACATGAAGGAAAAGGTCGATCCGTATCTACGTCCGCTTTACGACGCGCTGTACGACATGCTGCCGCCCGAACGCGTGGCGCGCGCGATTGAATCGGGCGCGATCGAAATCGCGCCGCTGGCCTTTATGCGCGGACGGACGCTGAGCAACGCGGTCGTTCTGGTGGACGAGGCGCAGAACACCAGTTCGATGCAGATGAAAATGGTGCTGACGCGGCTGGGCGAAAACTCGCGCATGATCATTACCGGCGACCCCAGCCAGACCGATTTGCCACCCGGCCAGATTTCCGGCCTGAAAGAAGCCGTAAACGTGCTTTCCGGGATCGACGAGATCGGCATCATCACCTTCACCAACCGCGACGTGGTGCGCCACAAGCTGGTGGGCAAGATCGTCGATGCCTATGACCGCACCCGCTCGGCCCATGCCAAATCGCCCGATGCCTGA
- a CDS encoding asparaginase: MTDYDIKVFAMGGTIDKDIYSYDHSSYIVNEPRAPKILEAANVSARIVIESLVKKDSLDLDDQDRALLNGKIRGEPCPRIVVTHGTDTVTKSAQALDGISGKTIVFTGAMLPGRFVDSDAAFNMGGAIIAAQTLPPGLYLIMHGRVLDPLTVKKDRLKSLFLQDNKD, from the coding sequence ATGACGGATTACGATATCAAAGTTTTCGCCATGGGCGGAACCATCGATAAGGACATTTATAGCTACGATCACTCCAGCTATATCGTCAACGAACCGCGCGCGCCGAAAATTCTTGAAGCCGCGAATGTCAGCGCGCGCATCGTGATTGAATCGCTGGTCAAAAAGGACTCTCTGGACCTCGACGATCAGGACCGTGCGTTGTTGAACGGAAAAATCAGGGGCGAGCCCTGTCCCAGAATCGTGGTCACGCACGGCACCGACACGGTAACGAAAAGCGCACAGGCGCTGGACGGCATCAGCGGCAAGACCATCGTGTTCACCGGCGCCATGCTGCCGGGGCGGTTCGTCGATTCCGACGCGGCATTCAACATGGGCGGCGCGATCATCGCCGCGCAAACCCTTCCACCCGGGCTTTACCTGATCATGCACGGACGCGTACTCGACCCGCTGACCGTAAAAAAGGACCGCCTTAAATCACTGTTCCTTCAAGATAACAAAGACTAA
- the miaB gene encoding tRNA (N6-isopentenyl adenosine(37)-C2)-methylthiotransferase MiaB → MGKTKTVFIKTYGCQMNEYDSRRMTDVLAPLGYVPAEAADDADMVILNTCHIREKATDKVFSDLGRMRAHKEAREARGEKTILAVAGCVAQAEGEFIARRAPYVDMVFGPQTYHRLPEMMIAAGAARVVNTDFPAEAKFDHMPAPGAQGPSAFLSVQEGCDKFCTFCVVPYTRGAEYSRGADAILAEARHLADQGVRDITLLGQNVNAWHGANGESLGDLLFQLHEAVPEIAQWRYMTSHPRDMHERLYEAHALPRVMPYVHLPVQSGSDAVLHAMNRKHTARDYLDIIARLRKLRPDIAFSSDFIVGFPGENEAQFDQTMALVRAVGFASAYSFKYSARPGTPAATMGGLVREDVKTERLARLQDLLNAQRLEFNRSLIGRVLPVLLENPTDRAGQMYGRTPYNQGIHVDAPARLAGHVVDVTVEDANINSLKGCVEIRERATG, encoded by the coding sequence ATGGGCAAAACCAAGACCGTATTCATCAAGACTTACGGCTGTCAGATGAACGAATATGACAGCCGGCGCATGACCGACGTGCTGGCGCCTTTGGGCTATGTACCGGCGGAAGCGGCGGACGATGCCGATATGGTCATCCTGAATACCTGTCATATCCGTGAAAAGGCGACGGACAAGGTTTTTTCCGACCTTGGCCGGATGCGCGCGCATAAAGAGGCGCGAGAAGCGCGCGGCGAAAAGACGATACTGGCGGTCGCGGGATGCGTTGCGCAGGCGGAGGGCGAATTCATCGCAAGGCGCGCGCCGTACGTGGACATGGTGTTCGGGCCGCAAACCTATCACCGCCTGCCGGAAATGATGATCGCGGCGGGCGCGGCGCGGGTCGTGAACACCGATTTCCCGGCCGAGGCCAAGTTCGACCACATGCCCGCGCCGGGCGCGCAGGGCCCCAGCGCCTTTCTTTCGGTGCAGGAGGGGTGCGATAAATTCTGCACATTCTGTGTCGTGCCGTATACGCGCGGGGCGGAATATTCGCGCGGGGCCGACGCGATTTTGGCCGAGGCACGGCATCTGGCCGATCAGGGCGTGCGCGACATCACGCTTTTGGGCCAAAACGTCAATGCCTGGCACGGCGCGAACGGTGAAAGCCTGGGCGATCTGCTGTTCCAGTTGCACGAGGCGGTGCCGGAGATCGCGCAGTGGCGTTACATGACATCACACCCGCGTGACATGCACGAACGGCTTTACGAGGCGCATGCCCTGCCCCGCGTCATGCCCTATGTGCATCTGCCGGTGCAATCCGGGTCGGACGCGGTGCTGCACGCGATGAACCGCAAACACACGGCGCGCGATTATCTGGACATCATCGCAAGGCTGCGCAAGCTGCGGCCCGACATCGCGTTTTCATCCGACTTCATCGTCGGTTTTCCCGGCGAAAACGAGGCGCAGTTCGATCAGACCATGGCGCTTGTACGCGCGGTCGGTTTCGCGTCAGCTTACAGCTTCAAATACTCGGCCCGGCCCGGCACGCCCGCCGCCACGATGGGCGGGCTGGTGCGCGAGGACGTCAAGACCGAGCGTCTGGCGCGATTGCAGGACCTTTTGAACGCGCAGCGTCTGGAATTCAACCGATCGCTGATCGGGCGCGTCTTGCCCGTGTTGCTGGAAAACCCCACAGACCGGGCGGGCCAAATGTATGGCCGCACGCCGTATAATCAGGGCATCCATGTCGACGCGCCCGCCCGTCTTGCCGGGCATGTCGTCGACGTGACGGTGGAGGACGCCAATATCAACTCGCTTAAAGGGTGCGTCGAAATCAGGGAAAGAGCCACAGGATGA
- a CDS encoding 2-hydroxyacid dehydrogenase, translating to MPTSPRAILALASLLPPEMKRLDDRFRVVRLYNEPDPEKTLQAVRNDVVGILSTAGGHPVRRPLIEALPNLEIITQFGVGVDNIDLDAARERGIAVTNTPDVLTDDTADIAVALLLALSRRICEADMFVRVGKWSGGPMPLGTTPKGKTAGIVGLGRIGRAIAKRLTAFDMRIAYHGRKRKPDLAWSFYNDLESLAKDADYLICAVPGGPDTYHMVNDRVLAALGPKGYLINIARGSVVDQDALVAALSAKTIAGAGLDVFANEPAVPDTLKTMDNVVLLPHIGSATLETRTIMGEIVLANLDAYFSGKPLITPVN from the coding sequence ATGCCCACGTCCCCGCGCGCCATCCTTGCCCTCGCGTCCTTGCTGCCGCCGGAAATGAAGCGGCTCGACGACCGGTTTCGCGTCGTGCGCCTGTACAATGAACCCGACCCGGAAAAAACGTTGCAGGCCGTGCGCAACGACGTGGTCGGTATTTTGTCCACGGCGGGCGGGCATCCCGTGCGCCGTCCGTTGATCGAAGCCTTGCCGAATCTGGAAATCATCACCCAGTTCGGGGTGGGGGTGGACAATATCGACCTTGATGCCGCACGCGAACGCGGGATCGCCGTCACCAACACCCCCGATGTGCTGACCGACGACACCGCCGATATTGCCGTGGCGCTGCTTCTGGCGCTCAGCCGCCGGATCTGCGAGGCGGACATGTTCGTGCGCGTCGGTAAATGGTCGGGCGGACCGATGCCGCTGGGGACGACCCCGAAGGGCAAAACGGCGGGCATCGTCGGGTTGGGCCGCATTGGTCGGGCCATCGCCAAAAGGCTGACCGCCTTTGACATGCGCATCGCCTATCATGGGCGCAAGCGGAAGCCTGACCTGGCCTGGTCATTCTATAACGATCTGGAATCGCTGGCAAAAGACGCGGACTATCTGATCTGCGCGGTGCCGGGCGGGCCGGATACATACCACATGGTCAATGACCGGGTGCTGGCCGCCTTGGGACCGAAAGGGTACTTGATCAATATCGCCCGCGGCTCGGTGGTCGATCAGGATGCGCTGGTCGCGGCGCTTTCCGCCAAAACGATCGCCGGGGCGGGGCTGGACGTGTTCGCGAACGAACCCGCCGTTCCCGATACGCTCAAGACCATGGACAATGTCGTGCTGCTGCCGCATATCGGCTCGGCCACTCTTGAAACGCGCACCATCATGGGCGAAATCGTCCTCGCCAATCTGGACGCGTATTTCTCTGGTAAACCGCTTATAACACCGGTAAATTGA
- a CDS encoding amino acid permease: MKFGQLWAKKPLKPEGEETGLRRCLSVLDLTLLGIGAIIGTGIFVLTGHAAATQAGPAVILSFVVAGLACAFAALAYAELASSVGGVGSAYGYSYAAFGELLAWIIGWDLILEYGVSVAAVANGWSGYFATALSAIGLPIPEELTKGPAAGGLINLPAVGIILALMVMLIVGVKQSARLNTGMVFVKLLTITVFIAVALFNIHPENWTPFMPFGWFHTQADGTTVGVLAGASLVFFAYVGFDAVSTAVEEARDPQRDVPRGIIWSLGFCTLIYIVVSGLLTGIVHYSTLNVSSPVAYALQQIGINWAAALVATGVITGLTTVMLVLYYALTRIILGMARDGLLPPFFAGVNEKTHTPVRNTVLCGVIMAVGAGLIPLGVLAELVNIGTLAAFVMVCIGVIVLRRTQPDLSRPFKVPGGIVLPVMGVLSCGALIAFLPLVTHIRFVLWLAVGLLIYFGYSMRHSKLKY, translated from the coding sequence ATGAAATTCGGACAGCTTTGGGCCAAAAAACCGCTAAAGCCGGAGGGCGAGGAAACAGGGCTGCGCCGTTGCCTGTCCGTCCTTGATCTGACGCTGCTTGGCATCGGCGCGATCATCGGCACCGGGATCTTCGTCCTGACCGGCCACGCCGCCGCGACACAGGCTGGCCCGGCGGTCATTCTGTCCTTCGTGGTGGCGGGGTTGGCCTGCGCCTTTGCCGCGCTGGCCTATGCCGAACTGGCGTCCTCGGTCGGCGGGGTTGGCTCGGCCTATGGGTATTCCTACGCGGCCTTCGGCGAATTGCTGGCATGGATCATCGGCTGGGATCTGATTCTGGAATACGGGGTTTCGGTCGCGGCCGTGGCCAATGGCTGGTCCGGCTATTTCGCGACCGCGCTTTCCGCCATCGGCCTGCCGATACCCGAGGAATTGACCAAGGGACCGGCGGCGGGCGGGTTGATCAACCTGCCGGCTGTGGGCATCATCCTGGCCTTGATGGTCATGCTGATCGTCGGGGTCAAGCAATCCGCGCGCCTCAACACCGGCATGGTTTTCGTGAAACTGCTGACCATCACGGTCTTCATCGCGGTGGCGCTGTTCAACATCCATCCCGAAAACTGGACGCCCTTCATGCCCTTCGGCTGGTTCCATACGCAGGCGGACGGGACGACGGTGGGGGTGCTGGCCGGGGCTAGTCTGGTCTTCTTCGCCTATGTCGGCTTCGACGCCGTGTCCACGGCGGTGGAGGAGGCGCGCGATCCCCAGCGCGACGTCCCGCGCGGCATCATCTGGTCGTTGGGTTTCTGTACCCTGATTTACATCGTGGTTTCGGGCCTGTTGACCGGCATCGTCCATTATTCGACCCTGAACGTTTCCAGCCCCGTCGCCTACGCGTTACAGCAAATCGGCATCAACTGGGCCGCGGCGCTGGTCGCGACCGGGGTGATAACCGGGCTGACCACGGTGATGCTGGTGTTGTATTACGCGCTCACCCGCATCATTCTGGGCATGGCCAGGGATGGTCTTCTGCCCCCGTTCTTTGCCGGAGTGAACGAAAAAACCCACACCCCCGTCCGCAACACCGTCCTGTGCGGCGTAATCATGGCCGTGGGTGCGGGTCTGATCCCGCTGGGCGTGCTGGCCGAACTGGTCAATATCGGCACGCTCGCGGCCTTTGTGATGGTCTGTATCGGGGTCATCGTCCTGCGCCGGACCCAGCCCGATCTGTCGCGCCCGTTCAAGGTGCCGGGCGGCATTGTTTTGCCGGTTATGGGGGTCCTGTCCTGTGGAGCGTTGATCGCCTTCCTGCCGCTGGTCACCCATATTCGTTTCGTGCTTTGGCTGGCGGTCGGGCTGCTGATTTACTTCGGCTATTCGATGCGCCACAGCAAGTTAAAATATTGA